Proteins found in one Amphiprion ocellaris isolate individual 3 ecotype Okinawa chromosome 22, ASM2253959v1, whole genome shotgun sequence genomic segment:
- the LOC111569014 gene encoding clavesin-1-like, whose amino-acid sequence MNHLHAGLSSETMEKARLELNENPDTLHQDIQQVRDMIVTRPDIGFLRTDDDFILRFLRARKFDQVETFRLLAQYFQFRQQNLDMFQSFKVDDPGIKRALMDGFPGVLETPDQHGRKILILFASNWDQSRNSFTDILRAILLSLEVLIENPELQINGFILIIDWSNFSFKQASKLTPNILKLAIEGLQDSFPARFGGIHFVNQPWYIHAMYTIIKPFLKDKTRKRIFLHGNNLNSLHQLIQPECLPSEFGGTLPPYDMGIWARTLLGPDYNDETEYTLTYDALHVRENCGGDKDLMKRSQSAVEPGTLRQTDRETSTPLLALD is encoded by the exons ATGAATCACCTCCACGCCGGTCTGAGCTCCGAGACGATGGAAAAGGCTCGATTGGAGCTGAACGAGAACCCGGATACTCTTCATCAGGACATCCAGCAG GTTCGGGACATGATTGTGACGCGACCGGACATTGGATTCCTGCGAACAGACGATGACTTCATCCTTCGCTTCCTCAGAGCCAGGAAGTTCGACCAGGTGGAGACCTTCAGACTGCTGGCCCAGTACTTCCAGTTCAGACAGCAGAACCTCGACATGTTCCAGAGCTTCAAG GTGGATGATCCCGGCATTAAGCGAGCATTGATGGACGGTTTTCCAGGCGTCCTGGAGACTCCGGACCAACATGGCCGAAAAATCCTCATCCTGTTTGCTTCCAACTGGGACCAGAGCAG GAACTCCTTCACCGACATCCTGAGAGCCATCCTGCTGTCTCTGGAGGTTCTCATCGAGAACCCGGAGCTGCAGATCAACGGCTTCATCCTCATCATCGACTGGAGCAACTTCTCCTTCAAACAGGCCTCCAAGCTCACACCCAACATCCTGAAGCTGGCCATAGAAGGCCTCCAG GACAGCTTCCCGGCTCGGTTTGGAGGAATCCACTTTGTGAATCAGCCGTGGTACATCCACGCCATGTACACCATTATCAAACCCTTCCTCAAAGACAAGACCAGGAAAAGG atCTTCCTCCACGGTAACAACCTGAACTCACTCCACCAGCTCATTCAGCCCGAGTGTTTGCCGTCGGAGTTCGGCGGGACGCTGCCGCCGTACGATATGGGGATCTGGGCGCGAACGCTGCTGGGACCCGACTACAACGACGAGACTGAGTACACGCTAACCTACGACGCCCTGCACGTCCGGGAGAACTGTGGAGGAGACAAGGACCTGATGAAGAG GTCTCAGTCAGCGGTGGAACCAGGAACTCTCCGACAGACGGACCGGGAGACGAGCACACCGCTGCTGGCTCTGGACTGA
- the riok3 gene encoding serine/threonine-protein kinase RIO3: MDQTGITTETPKSPWGSVAPAAPSCSLAEVMSEQLARQLDEENNSFPALSETGSELLTADEAADTTSDLMLAQMLQMQFDREFDDQLRREEKKFNGDSKVSISFENYRKVHPYEDSDSSEDEVDWQDTRDDPYRAEKPQTTPRKGFTGKGKNITTKHDEVTCGRKNTARMDNFAPEVHVGDGLGMDLKLSNQVFNSLKQHCYSEQRRSARLHEKKEHSTAEQAVDPRTRLLMYKMVNAGVLENINGCISTGKESVVFHADGGSLEEQPVPDEVVLKVFKTTLNEFKNRDRYIKDDYRFKDRFSKLNPRKIIRLWAEKEMHNLARMKKAEIPCPEVVLLKKHILVLSFIGKDQVPAPKLKDAMLGSEDMKDAYYQVLQMMQKLYQECNLVHADLSEYNILWHEGKVWLIDVSQSVEPTHPHGLEFLFRDCRNVATFFQKRGVSEALSVYELFNTVSGLNVPVGAEDEAEFMAEIVALEKRNEDHVQRRGKKTFPVATEDGGPPPLKPDTDD; encoded by the exons ATGGATCAAACGGGAATCACGACAGAAACGCCGAAG AGTCCGTGGGGCTCCGTGGCCCCGGCGGCTCCGTCCTGCTCTCTGGCTGAGGTGATGAGTGAACAGCTGGCCCGACAGCTGGATGAAGAGAACAACAGCTTCCCAGCTCTGTCAGA GACCGGATCGGAGCTGCTGACGGCGGATGAAGCCGCCGACACCACCAGCGACCTGATGCTGGCCCAGATGCTGCAGATGCAGTTCGACCGCGAGTTTGACGACCAGCTCcggagggaggagaagaagttCAACGGAGACAGCAAAG TGTCCATCTCCTTTGAGAACTACCGGAAGGTCCATCCCTACGAGGACAGCGACAGCTCCGAGGACGAGGTGGACTGGCAGGACACCAGAGACGACCCCTACCGGGCAG AAAAGCCTCAGACGACGCCCAGGAAAGGATTCACAGGGAAGGGCAAGAACATCACCACCAAACACGACGAGGTGACCTGCGGCCGTAAGAACACCGCACGGATGGACAAC TTTGCTCCAGAGGTCCACGTCGGGGACGGCCTGGGGATGGACCTGAAGCTGTCCAATCAGGTGTTCAACTCTCTGAAGCAGCACTGCTACAGCGAGCAGCGACGCAGCGCCAGGCTGCACGAGAAGAAGGAGCACTCCACCGCC GAACAAGCCGTGGACCCTCGCACTCGTCTGCTCATGTATAAGATGGTGAACGCCGGCGTCCTGGAGAACATCAACGGCTGCATCAGCACCGGGAAGGAGTCGGTGGTTTTCCACGCCGACGGAGGGAg CCTGGAGGAGCAGCCGGTCCCAGACGAGGTGGTTCTGAAGGTTTTTAAGACGACGCTGAATGAGTTCAAGAACCGGGACCGCTACATCAAGGACGACTACCGCTTCAAGGACCGCTTCAGCAAACTGAACCCCCGGAAGATCATCAGACTCTGGGCCGAGAAGGAGATGCACAACCTGGCCAG GATGAAGAAGGCGGAGATTCCGTGTCCGGAGGTGGTTCTGCTGAAGAAACACATCCTGGTGCTGTCCTTCATCGGCAAAGACCAAGTTCCTGCTCCCAAACTCAAAGACGCCATGCTGGGCTCCGAGGACATGAAGGACGCCTACTACCAGGTCCTCCAG ATGATGCAGAAACTCTACCAGGAGTGTAACCTGGTCCACGCTGACCTCAGTGAATACAACATCCTGTGGCACGAGGGGAAG GTTTGGCTGATAGACGTGAGTCAGTCCGTGGAGCCGACACATCCTCACGGCCTGGAGTTCCTCTTCAGGGACTGCAGGAACGTTGCCACA TTCTTCCAGAAACGAGGCGTGAGCGAAGCCCTGAGCGTCTACGAGCTTTTCAACACCGTGTCGGGTCTGAACGTCCCCGTAGGAGCCGAGGACGAGGCCGAGTTCATGGCTGAG ATCGTGGCGTTGGAGAAGAGGAACGAGGACCACGTCCAGAGGCGAGGGAAGAAGACGTTTCCCGTGGCGACCGAGGACGGCGGCCCTCCTCCTTTAAAGCCCGACACTGACGACTAA